The Cucumis melo cultivar AY chromosome 6, USDA_Cmelo_AY_1.0, whole genome shotgun sequence genome includes a region encoding these proteins:
- the LOC103483337 gene encoding uncharacterized protein LOC103483337 has translation METNPAASAVIVSNTPAIPPEKRNRSIFDVPADFFDSCKLLRSPHSYTSPTSGSNRDSPSAENTVDSEQNSRDFKESSVAHRWTCNICKAEFESLLDQRSHFKSDIHRFNVKLSIAGKNIVKEDDFDELTSDSFRDFDVSSISGSEDETEKERNSRNEGYKGTSDNVNKKRLFVHLQTGERASVWKCLIINESDNILYEEDKTSASGSGVHAQCLRESDVVARLKYLNHEPRDGSHLRIVLLASGGHFAGCVFDGNSVVAHKTFHRYVVRAKSGKKQSSKDASGKSISSAGASLRRHNELALKKEIQDLLAAWKSYFNASSCVYIYAPSNNRQLLFNGDKPYFSDQHSAIRNIPLTVRRPTLKEAQRIYEQLVQVVYEVDEKEILSTSEHNALLSATADIAENGTQDISGQKVIGDFEKDACTHLEESVEHPKSSDSESEVICRTTPLHEASQSGNADRVLELLEQGFDPCIKDERGRTPYMLASEKEVRNNFRRFMASNLDKWDWDAAKVPSALTKEMEESQAAKQAEKDAKRKARAKELKKLKKEKAKKAQAAQDAEAQKAAKTEQSRGIGSILNSRAESTSGKLITKEMALAAEREKRAAAAERRMAAMAAAAATNNSSSTTSNNSSQTKSGSAGDANCSCCGTSLAGKVPFHRYNYKYCSSTCMHVHKEVLDEN, from the exons ATGGAGACCAATCCCGCCGCCTCCGCCGTCATCGTTAGCAATACTCCAGCCATCCCGCCGGAGAAACGTAACCGTTCCATCTTCGACGTTCCGGCCGACTTCTTCGATTCCTGCAAACTCCTTCGTTCTCCACACTCATACACATCACCAACCAGCGGCAGCAACAGGGACAGCCCAAGCGCTGAAAACACAGTCGATTCGGAGCAGAACTCTAGGGATTTCAAAGAAAGTTCCGTCGCCCACCGGTGGACCTGCAACATATGCAAGGCCGAGTTCGAGTCCCTCCTTGACCAGCGTTCGCACTTCAAATCCGACATTCACCGGTTCaat GTGAAACTAAGCATTGCTGGAAAGAATATTGTGAAGGAGGATGATTTTGATGAGCTGACATCTGATTCTTTCAGAGACTTTGATGTGTCAAGTATTTCTGGATCAGAGGACGAAacagagaaagagagaaattctCGGAATGAAGGGTATAAGGGTACCAGTGATAATGTGAACAAGAAGAGGTTGTTTGTTCATCTTCAAACAGGCGAAAGAGCTTCGGTATGGAAGTGTTTGATCATAAACGAGTCAGACAATATTTTGTATGAAGAAGATAAAACATCAGCCAGTGGTAGTGGCGTTCATGCACAGTGCCTTAGAGAGAGTGATGTTGTAGCAAGACTGAAATATTTAAACCATGAACCAAGAGATGGCTCCCATTTGCGGATAGTGTTGCTTGCTAGTGGTGGGCACTTCGCGGGCTGTGTATTCGATGGGAACTCGGTTGTAGCTCATAAAACCTTTCACAG ATACGTGGTGAGAGCCAAGTCTGGAAAGAAACAGTCATCAAAAGATGCAAGTGGCAAATCaatcagttctgcgggggcttCACTTCGTCGTCATAATGAGCTGGCATTGAAGAAG GAAATTCAAGATCTCCTTGCTGCTTGGAAGTCCTACTTTAATGCTTCATCTTGCGTTTATATTTATGCTCCTTCAAACAATCGACAATTGCTTTTTAATGGAGATAAGCCATACTTTAGTGATCAGCACTCTGCCATTCGAAATATTCCTTTGACTGTTCGAAGGCCTACATTGAAAGAAGCTCAGCGTATTTATGAACAATTGGTGCAAGTAGTGTATGAAGTAGATGAGAAGGAAATATTGTCCACCAGTGAGCACAATGCACTGTTGAGTGCAACTGCAGATATAGCAGAAAATGGCACCCAAGATATAAGTGGTCAGAAAGTCATTGGAGATTTCGAAAAGGATGCTTGTACTCATCTTGAAGAATCTGTTGAACACCCAAAAAGTAGCGACAGTGAAAGTGAAGTTATTTGTAGAACTACACCTTTGCATGAAGCATCACAGTCTGGAAATGCAGATAGGGTTTTGGAACTGCTTGAACAGGGTTTTGATCCTTGCATTAAAGACGAAAGAGGACGTACTCCTTACATGCTAGCAAGTGAGAAGGAAGTCCGGAATAACTTTAGAAGGTTCATGGCTTCAAACCTTGATAAGTGGGACTGGGATGCTGCTAAGGTGCCCAGTGCATTAACCAAGGAAATGGAGGAATCTCAAGCAGCTAAGCAG GCAGAAAAAGACGCCAAACGAAAGGCAAGAGCAAAGGAgttgaaaaaattgaagaaagaaaaggccAAAAAAGCACAG GCCGCCCAGGATGCTGAAGCTCAGAAGGCTGCGAAGACGGAACAGAGTAGAGGAATCGGCTCTATTTTGAATTCTCGGGCTGAATCAACTAGTGGAAAACTGATTACCAAAGAG ATGGCATTGGCTGCTGAACGGGAAAAGAGAGCAGCAGCTGCTGAGAGAAGGATGGCAGCCATGGCTGCAGCTGCAGCCACCAACAATTCCTCGTCAACTACTTCTAACAACAGCTCACAGACTAAAAGTGGATCAGCAGGGGATGCCAACTGCTCTTGCTGCGGTACTTCGCTGGCCGGTAAAGTTCCTTTCCACCGGTACAACTACAAATATTGCAGCTCGACTTGCATGCATGTACACAAAGAGGTCCTTGATGAAAACTAG
- the LOC103483338 gene encoding peptidyl-prolyl cis-trans isomerase CYP18-1: MSVTLHTNLGDIKCEIFCDEVPKSAENFLALCASGYYDGTIFHRNIKGFMIQGGDPTGTGKGGTSIWGKKFNDEIKESLKHNARGILSMANSGANTNGSQFFITYAKQPHLNGLYTVFGRVIHGFEVLDIMEKTQTGPGDRPLAEIRLNRVTIHANPLAG, translated from the exons ATG TCTGTTACTTTGCACACAAATCTCGGAGACATCAAGTGCGAGATTTTTTGCGATGAAGTCCCGAAATCTGCTGAG AACTTTTTGGCATTGTGTGCAAGTGGTTACTATGACGGAACCATATTCCATCGCAATATCAAAGGTTTTATGATACAAGGTGGAGACCCAACCGGCACAGGAAAAGGAGGAACTAGCATATGGGGCAAGAAGTTTAATGACGAGATAAAAGAGTCACTCAAG CACAATGCTAGAGGGATATTATCAATGGCCAACAGTGGAGCAAATACAAACGGAAGCCAATTTTTTATAACTTATGCAAAGCAGCCACATTTAAATGGATTATATACTGTTTTCGGCAGAGTGATTCATGGGTTTGAAGTACTTGATATCATGGAAAAG ACACAAACTGGACCAGGAGATCGTCCTCTCGCAGAGATCAGGCTGAATCGGGTGACGATACATGCTAATCCTCTTGCAGGCTAA